Proteins encoded in a region of the Clostridium butyricum genome:
- a CDS encoding thioredoxin family protein — protein sequence MKLLKTEKEINEIIHTSNISVIYFTGRDCGACEAIKFKVEEILKSFPRVKSGEIDGEKHPDICAEFNVFSLPLLILYVDEKESIRIGRNIDLLSLERNIERYYNMIYEK from the coding sequence ATGAAGTTATTAAAAACTGAAAAAGAAATAAATGAGATAATTCATACTAGCAATATATCAGTAATTTATTTTACAGGAAGAGATTGTGGAGCATGTGAAGCAATAAAATTCAAAGTTGAAGAAATTTTAAAAAGCTTTCCAAGAGTAAAAAGTGGAGAAATAGATGGTGAAAAGCATCCAGATATATGTGCCGAATTTAATGTTTTTTCATTGCCACTGCTTATTTTATATGTTGATGAAAAAGAGAGTATAAGAATTGGAAGAAATATAGATCTTTTATCTCTAGAAAGAAATATAGAGAGATATTACAATATGATTTATGAAAAATAA
- a CDS encoding DMT family transporter, protein MNKANNTKIVFLNIIAFITVTIWATTFISSKILLNSLSPFESMFYRFLIAYFILLIIYPKFHKISSLKEELIFLICGITGGSLYFLGENTAVKISLASNVSLILSTAPVLTALLAHYFTKNEKLTKDLVIGFIIAITGVFLVIFNGNFILKLNPLGDILALGSSLCWAIYSICIKYFGNKYNTIYLTRKIFFYALLTMIPLLFTSQFNFNLSTLMQRDVIINLLFLSVVASSICYVAWNYTVDKLGVIKTNNYLYFLPVITLILSYFVLGEKLTPYSFIGAVLILLGVYVSEKGFSFQIIQKHTNDNLPI, encoded by the coding sequence ATGAACAAAGCTAATAATACAAAAATAGTTTTTCTTAATATTATTGCATTTATAACTGTTACAATATGGGCTACTACATTTATTTCAAGTAAAATATTATTAAATAGTCTATCCCCATTTGAAAGCATGTTTTATAGGTTCTTAATTGCCTATTTTATACTTTTAATAATATATCCTAAATTTCACAAAATTTCTTCATTAAAAGAAGAACTTATTTTTCTTATATGTGGAATAACAGGTGGATCATTATATTTTTTAGGAGAAAATACTGCAGTAAAAATATCTTTAGCTTCAAATGTAAGCTTAATTCTTTCTACTGCACCTGTACTAACTGCCCTATTAGCTCACTACTTTACAAAAAATGAAAAGTTAACTAAAGATCTTGTTATTGGATTTATAATTGCAATTACAGGAGTATTTTTAGTTATATTTAATGGAAATTTTATACTAAAGCTAAATCCTTTAGGTGATATATTAGCACTTGGTTCTTCACTATGTTGGGCTATATATTCAATATGTATAAAATATTTTGGGAATAAGTACAATACAATATACCTTACAAGAAAAATCTTTTTTTATGCTTTATTAACAATGATTCCATTATTGTTTACTTCACAGTTTAATTTTAATTTATCAACTTTAATGCAACGTGATGTAATAATTAATTTATTATTTTTAAGTGTAGTTGCTTCAAGCATATGTTATGTAGCTTGGAATTATACTGTAGATAAACTTGGTGTAATTAAAACAAATAACTATCTTTATTTCCTTCCTGTAATTACCCTTATACTTTCTTATTTTGTTCTTGGAGAAAAACTTACTCCATATTCTTTTATCGGTGCTGTATTAATTTTATTAGGAGTTTATGTTTCAGAGAAAGGATTTTCTTTTCAAATAATACAAAAGCATACTAATGATAACTTACCTATTTAA
- a CDS encoding DEAD/DEAH box helicase translates to MTTFNDLNLDSNIIEGLKKQGITDPTSIQATAITPAMENKDVIGEAFTGSGKTLAYLLPIFHKIDTSKREMQAIVLAPTHELALQIEAQIKLLAENSSVPVTSFSVIGDVNINNQIKKLKEIKPHIIVGSTGRILDLIRKKKITAHTIKTIVIDEGDNLLDPKRAQITKDIIKTTMRDRQLLVFSASIKPETLLTCERLMKEPVIIKSEEKAEMNPNIEHMLFVCDRRDKFETLRKIIVAAKPEKAIIFVNSNEDIEMTTAKLNFHSKDCFAMNGHISKEDRKLAIESFRNGKIKILVSSDVTARGLDVEGVTHIFHLDLPLKVNEYLHRAGRTARGNNTGVSIAIATVKQLNIIKKYEKEFNIKFEEKEAFGGKILDKNIPSEAYNERTPKKKSNSRNNKLGKSKFF, encoded by the coding sequence ATGACTACTTTTAATGATTTAAACTTAGATTCAAATATAATAGAGGGATTAAAAAAACAAGGAATAACTGATCCTACTTCAATTCAAGCTACTGCTATTACTCCTGCAATGGAAAATAAAGATGTTATTGGTGAAGCTTTTACTGGAAGTGGTAAAACATTGGCTTACCTTCTTCCTATATTTCATAAAATTGATACATCAAAACGAGAAATGCAAGCTATTGTCTTAGCACCTACTCATGAACTTGCTCTTCAAATTGAAGCACAGATAAAACTTCTTGCAGAAAATTCTTCTGTTCCTGTTACTTCTTTTTCTGTAATAGGTGATGTTAATATAAACAATCAAATTAAAAAGCTCAAGGAAATTAAACCACATATAATAGTAGGTTCCACAGGAAGAATCCTTGATTTAATAAGAAAGAAAAAAATTACTGCACACACTATTAAAACAATAGTTATTGATGAAGGTGATAATTTATTAGATCCTAAAAGAGCTCAAATTACAAAAGATATAATAAAAACTACTATGAGAGATCGTCAACTTCTAGTTTTCTCTGCTTCAATAAAACCAGAAACTCTATTAACATGTGAAAGACTAATGAAAGAACCTGTAATAATAAAATCTGAAGAAAAAGCTGAAATGAATCCAAATATTGAGCACATGCTTTTTGTCTGTGATAGAAGAGATAAATTTGAAACTTTAAGAAAAATTATAGTCGCTGCAAAACCTGAAAAGGCAATCATATTTGTAAATAGTAATGAAGATATTGAAATGACTACTGCAAAGCTTAACTTCCACAGTAAAGACTGCTTTGCAATGAACGGACACATTTCTAAAGAAGATAGAAAGCTTGCTATAGAGAGTTTCAGAAATGGAAAGATAAAAATTCTTGTTTCTTCTGATGTAACTGCAAGAGGTCTTGATGTTGAAGGAGTAACACATATATTCCACTTAGATCTTCCTTTAAAGGTCAACGAATATTTACATAGAGCTGGAAGAACTGCAAGAGGTAACAATACTGGTGTTTCTATTGCAATTGCCACAGTTAAGCAACTTAACATAATTAAAAAATATGAAAAAGAATTTAATATAAAATTTGAAGAAAAAGAAGCCTTTGGAGGCAAGATATTAGATAAAAACATTCCTAGTGAAGCGTATAATGAAAGAACTCCTAAAAAGAAAAGTAATTCTCGCAACAATAAATTAGGAAAATCTAAATTCTTTTAA
- a CDS encoding DUF308 domain-containing protein produces MGKLLEKIFVIEGILFAVLGILFVFNPINSLVVLTNVTGLILVSLGILYLIRDRRNIVISIINIILGAGLIAMPTESINLIISFYGAWSVVRGIYIVVDALRNDMDNNKFSLIYGGIIVLLGLLILLNPIISFISVPYIIGSYFIISGLCELYIGFRIK; encoded by the coding sequence ATGGGTAAATTATTAGAAAAGATATTTGTTATTGAAGGTATATTATTTGCTGTGTTAGGTATACTTTTTGTTTTCAATCCTATAAATTCATTGGTAGTATTAACAAATGTAACAGGATTGATTCTTGTAAGTTTAGGAATATTATATCTAATAAGAGACAGAAGAAACATAGTAATTAGTATAATAAATATAATTCTAGGTGCAGGATTAATTGCTATGCCAACCGAAAGTATTAATTTAATAATAAGCTTTTATGGTGCATGGTCTGTTGTAAGAGGAATATATATTGTTGTAGATGCATTGAGAAATGATATGGATAATAATAAGTTTAGTTTAATTTATGGAGGCATTATTGTTTTACTTGGATTGTTAATACTATTAAACCCTATTATAAGTTTTATTTCAGTTCCATATATAATAGGAAGTTACTTTATAATAAGTGGATTGTGTGAATTATATATAGGGTTTAGAATAAAATGA
- a CDS encoding MATE family efflux transporter, whose translation MSKDMTIGNPSKILFYFAIPMVLGNILQQLYNIVDSMIVGNFVGADALAAVGASYPITFVLITVANGAGIGCGVVISQYFGGRMLEKVKTSIFTSIIFISIFSCILMVLGIIFADWILSVMNTPENIFYDSSSYMKIYFMGVVFLFIYNIVTSCFNALGNSKTPLMFLLCSAILNILLDLLFVIKFNMGVRGTAFATLISQGISALLSLSFLLKKIKMIKTDTTVKKFDIRILKKISKIAVPSILQQSIVSIGNLFVQALVNSYGAVVIAGYAAATKIDSITILPMSNMSNAVSTFTGQNIGAGKIERIKKGYKSALIMIGVFCVFAASLLFLAGHQLIGMFVDSVSNQGVITIGTQYLKIVSVFYFFMGLMVITNGVLRGSGDMKMFLASTLTNLSTRIIFAYGLASFIGQGAIWWAVPFGWIFASTVSVIRYKSGKWKNSTVIRF comes from the coding sequence ATGAGCAAAGATATGACAATAGGAAATCCGTCAAAGATATTATTTTATTTTGCAATTCCAATGGTACTTGGAAATATACTTCAACAGCTTTATAACATAGTTGATTCTATGATTGTAGGAAATTTTGTAGGGGCAGATGCACTTGCTGCGGTTGGCGCATCATATCCAATAACATTTGTACTTATAACAGTTGCAAATGGAGCAGGTATAGGATGTGGAGTTGTAATATCACAGTATTTTGGAGGAAGGATGTTAGAAAAAGTTAAAACATCAATATTTACTTCAATTATATTTATATCAATATTTAGTTGTATTTTAATGGTACTTGGAATTATTTTTGCAGACTGGATTTTATCTGTAATGAATACGCCAGAAAATATATTTTATGATTCTAGTTCATATATGAAGATTTACTTTATGGGAGTAGTATTTTTATTTATATATAACATTGTAACATCTTGTTTTAATGCTCTTGGAAATTCAAAAACTCCACTTATGTTTCTTTTATGTTCGGCAATTTTAAATATCTTATTAGACTTATTGTTTGTGATTAAGTTTAATATGGGGGTAAGAGGTACTGCTTTTGCAACATTGATATCTCAAGGTATTTCAGCTTTATTATCTTTAAGTTTTCTATTAAAAAAGATTAAGATGATTAAAACAGATACGACTGTTAAAAAATTTGATATAAGAATTTTAAAAAAAATATCAAAAATAGCAGTTCCATCAATACTTCAACAATCAATAGTTTCAATAGGAAATTTATTTGTACAAGCTCTTGTTAATTCATATGGTGCAGTTGTAATTGCAGGATATGCAGCTGCAACTAAAATTGATTCAATAACCATATTACCAATGTCTAATATGAGTAATGCTGTATCAACTTTTACAGGACAAAATATAGGAGCTGGAAAGATTGAAAGAATAAAGAAAGGATATAAATCTGCTCTTATAATGATCGGTGTTTTTTGTGTTTTTGCAGCATCATTACTATTTTTAGCTGGTCATCAATTAATAGGAATGTTTGTAGATTCAGTTTCAAACCAGGGAGTAATTACTATTGGAACACAATACCTAAAAATTGTATCGGTCTTTTATTTCTTTATGGGACTTATGGTTATTACTAATGGAGTTCTTAGAGGAAGTGGAGATATGAAAATGTTTTTGGCAAGCACATTAACTAATTTATCTACAAGAATTATATTTGCATATGGATTGGCATCATTTATTGGTCAAGGGGCTATATGGTGGGCTGTTCCATTTGGTTGGATATTTGCTTCTACAGTCTCAGTTATAAGGTATAAAAGTGGAAAATGGAAAAATAGCACTGTTATAAGATTCTAA
- a CDS encoding thiazole synthase, translating into MINNNDKLIIGGHEFNSRFILGSGKYSLDLINAAVENAGAEIITLAVRRANTNGTANILDYIPENVTLLPNTSGARNAEEAVRIARLAREIGCGNFVKIEIMRDSKYLLPDNFETIKATEILANEGFVVMPYMYPDLNVARDLVNAGAAAVMPLASPIGTNKGLSTKDFIKILIDEIELPIIVDAGIGKPSQACEAMEMGAAAIMANTAIATSRDVAAMAGAFKNAIEAGRCAYLAGLGRVLEGKASASSPLTGFLQD; encoded by the coding sequence ATGATAAATAATAATGACAAATTAATAATTGGTGGACATGAATTTAATTCTCGTTTCATATTAGGAAGTGGCAAATACTCTCTAGATTTAATAAATGCAGCTGTTGAAAATGCTGGTGCAGAAATAATAACTTTGGCTGTCAGACGTGCAAATACCAACGGTACAGCTAACATTTTAGATTATATACCTGAAAATGTAACTTTGCTTCCTAATACATCAGGAGCACGTAATGCGGAAGAAGCCGTTAGAATTGCCCGTCTTGCTCGTGAAATAGGTTGTGGGAACTTTGTAAAAATTGAAATAATGCGAGATTCAAAATACCTTCTACCAGATAACTTTGAAACAATAAAAGCTACTGAAATTCTTGCAAATGAAGGATTTGTAGTAATGCCTTATATGTATCCTGATCTTAATGTTGCAAGAGATCTTGTTAATGCTGGTGCTGCTGCTGTTATGCCTCTTGCTTCACCAATCGGTACAAATAAAGGATTATCTACTAAAGATTTTATTAAAATACTCATTGATGAAATTGAACTTCCTATAATTGTAGATGCAGGTATTGGAAAACCATCACAGGCGTGTGAAGCAATGGAAATGGGTGCTGCCGCTATTATGGCAAATACTGCAATTGCAACTAGTAGAGATGTTGCAGCAATGGCAGGTGCTTTTAAGAATGCTATAGAAGCTGGAAGATGTGCTTATCTTGCAGGCCTTGGAAGAGTTCTTGAAGGAAAAGCTTCTGCATCATCACCATTAACTGGATTTTTACAGGATTAA
- a CDS encoding NUDIX hydrolase codes for MEEMIDIYDENFNKIGVKSRFDVHKYGFKHKVVQCYIINKIDNAKWIYFQQRSFDKDNYPGFYDIACAGHIDSGEEASSSMIRELQEEIGLRVEKSQLNYAGTKLENKNHGNILDDEICELYVLSIENENFVLGEEVEDMVKVLFNDYKSWINEEYKVLKVFSIKHKKYLELNEKNICEHIRDYNKDLLKVIENI; via the coding sequence ATGGAGGAAATGATTGATATTTATGATGAAAATTTCAATAAGATTGGAGTTAAATCAAGGTTTGATGTACATAAATATGGATTTAAACATAAGGTAGTTCAATGCTATATTATAAATAAAATAGATAATGCAAAATGGATATATTTTCAGCAAAGGTCATTTGATAAAGATAATTATCCTGGATTTTATGATATTGCATGTGCAGGACATATTGATAGTGGAGAAGAAGCTTCAAGTTCAATGATTAGGGAACTTCAAGAAGAGATTGGGTTAAGAGTGGAGAAGTCTCAACTAAATTATGCTGGTACAAAACTAGAAAATAAAAATCATGGTAATATTTTGGATGATGAAATATGCGAATTATATGTATTAAGTATTGAAAATGAAAATTTTGTTCTTGGTGAAGAAGTTGAAGATATGGTGAAAGTATTATTTAATGATTATAAAAGTTGGATTAATGAAGAATATAAAGTTTTAAAGGTGTTTTCAATAAAGCATAAGAAGTATCTTGAGCTAAATGAAAAGAACATATGTGAACATATAAGAGACTACAATAAAGATCTTTTGAAAGTAATAGAAAATATATAA
- a CDS encoding thiamine phosphate synthase, protein MYNILAITNRHLCKGDFLEQIKKICLFNNKIQHINSSKNYNKKSVNNIRSISIVLREKDLNERDYELLASKVIRICEEYNTECILHTYYNVARKLGCSKIHLPLHILKSKPYIAEIFDVVGVSIHSVGDALDAKKMNVTYVTAGHIFNTDCKKDIPARGLAFLNNIVNSVDIPVFAIGGIASSNIGSVINYGAFGVCIMSGFMNIENPEDFFL, encoded by the coding sequence ATGTATAATATACTTGCAATCACAAATCGTCATTTGTGTAAAGGTGATTTTTTAGAACAGATAAAAAAAATCTGTCTTTTTAATAATAAAATCCAACATATTAACTCTTCAAAAAATTATAATAAAAAATCAGTCAATAATATAAGGTCAATATCAATAGTTCTTAGAGAAAAAGATTTAAATGAAAGAGACTATGAACTTCTTGCTTCAAAAGTTATTAGAATTTGTGAAGAATACAATACTGAGTGTATTCTTCATACTTATTATAATGTTGCAAGAAAGCTTGGATGTTCAAAAATTCATCTTCCACTTCATATATTAAAAAGCAAACCATATATTGCTGAAATATTTGATGTAGTTGGAGTTTCAATACATTCTGTAGGTGATGCACTGGATGCTAAAAAGATGAACGTTACATATGTAACAGCAGGCCATATCTTTAATACAGATTGCAAAAAAGATATTCCTGCTCGTGGACTTGCTTTTTTAAATAATATAGTAAATTCAGTAGATATTCCTGTATTTGCAATTGGAGGAATAGCATCATCTAATATAGGTTCTGTTATAAATTATGGGGCTTTTGGAGTATGCATAATGTCTGGATTTATGAATATTGAAAATCCAGAAGATTTTTTTCTTTAA
- the thiS gene encoding sulfur carrier protein ThiS: MITINGNKIVDADNLKLSDFLKREGYNFSMIAVECNGSIVPKTSYEEKLLEDGDSLEVVSFVGGG; encoded by the coding sequence GTGATAACTATAAACGGCAATAAAATTGTAGACGCTGATAATCTTAAATTAAGCGATTTCTTAAAAAGAGAAGGATATAACTTTTCTATGATAGCTGTTGAATGTAATGGTTCAATAGTTCCTAAAACATCATATGAAGAAAAACTACTTGAAGATGGAGATTCACTAGAGGTTGTGAGTTTTGTAGGGGGTGGCTGA
- the thiF gene encoding thiamine biosynthesis protein ThiF — protein MNIFINGKPVFTQCSTLYELRDKHYKNTKNLITIFNGFQTYDDFIIKENDNISFIIKGQMPSQDEFEALMCARHTPHVFEKVKKAHVAIAGLGGLGSNVAISLARTGVGHLHLVDFDIVEPSNLNRQQYKIKHLGMFKTEALKNEISEINPFIEVTVDTVKITSDNIETLFKNEDIVCEAFDNPQAKAMIVNTFIEKFPDKKLVAASGMAGFERNNTILTKKITDNFYLCGDGTTSAKIGRGLMSPRVSICAGHEANTILRLILGIEEV, from the coding sequence TTGAATATTTTTATTAATGGTAAACCTGTTTTTACACAATGTTCTACTCTTTATGAATTACGTGATAAGCATTATAAAAATACAAAAAATTTGATAACAATTTTTAACGGATTTCAAACTTATGATGATTTTATTATTAAGGAAAATGACAATATAAGTTTTATTATAAAGGGTCAAATGCCTAGTCAAGATGAGTTTGAAGCATTAATGTGTGCAAGACATACTCCTCATGTATTTGAAAAAGTTAAAAAAGCCCATGTAGCAATTGCTGGTCTTGGAGGTCTTGGATCTAACGTAGCTATAAGTCTTGCTAGAACTGGTGTTGGCCATCTTCATCTCGTTGATTTTGATATTGTTGAACCTAGTAATCTAAATCGTCAACAATACAAAATTAAACATTTAGGCATGTTTAAAACTGAAGCTCTTAAAAATGAAATTAGTGAAATAAATCCTTTTATAGAAGTAACAGTAGATACTGTAAAGATAACTTCAGATAATATAGAAACTTTGTTTAAAAATGAAGATATTGTCTGTGAAGCATTTGATAATCCTCAAGCCAAAGCTATGATTGTTAATACTTTCATAGAAAAATTTCCAGATAAAAAACTTGTTGCAGCTTCTGGAATGGCTGGATTTGAACGCAACAATACTATTTTAACAAAAAAAATCACAGATAATTTTTACTTATGCGGAGATGGGACAACTAGTGCAAAAATAGGAAGAGGTCTTATGTCCCCACGTGTTAGCATATGTGCTGGACATGAGGCAAATACAATACTAAGACTTATTCTTGGAATTGAAGAAGTGTAA
- a CDS encoding Cof-type HAD-IIB family hydrolase, with protein MKKKFDGYVIYSDLDGTLLNNNKEVSDENKEFINYFIENGGKFSIATGRAFEATEKYINGVNIDIPAIVYNGGVIYDCVKRKPVKEKCLEREKMNIVHKINTDYENLGIEIYCGTDIYIFKDNKTAERPATKLLNIVYDYKENLFDLKWNKILLVGEVERMDSIQHDLKTNYGIYAVRSGDRFLEILPDETSKGHALSEVINIFGLDKSKVIAVGDDMNDAEMLQECGIAFCPENASDAVKKYADVITNNNENHVIKSIVEWIEKDNKFI; from the coding sequence GTGAAGAAAAAATTTGATGGCTATGTTATTTATAGTGATTTAGATGGAACTTTATTAAATAATAATAAGGAAGTATCTGATGAAAATAAAGAATTTATAAATTATTTTATTGAAAATGGAGGAAAGTTTTCAATCGCAACAGGAAGAGCTTTTGAGGCAACAGAAAAATATATTAATGGAGTAAATATTGATATTCCTGCTATTGTATATAATGGTGGGGTTATATATGATTGTGTGAAAAGAAAGCCTGTAAAAGAAAAGTGCCTGGAAAGAGAGAAGATGAATATTGTTCATAAAATAAATACTGATTACGAGAATCTTGGTATAGAAATTTATTGTGGAACAGATATATACATTTTTAAAGACAATAAAACAGCAGAGAGACCTGCAACTAAACTATTAAATATTGTATATGATTATAAAGAAAATTTGTTTGATTTAAAATGGAATAAAATACTTCTTGTAGGAGAGGTAGAAAGAATGGATTCTATTCAACATGACTTAAAAACTAACTATGGTATTTACGCAGTACGGAGTGGTGATAGATTCTTAGAAATACTTCCAGATGAAACATCAAAAGGTCATGCACTTTCAGAAGTAATAAATATATTTGGACTTGATAAAAGTAAGGTCATCGCAGTGGGAGATGATATGAATGATGCTGAAATGCTTCAAGAATGTGGAATTGCTTTTTGTCCAGAAAATGCCTCAGACGCAGTAAAAAAATATGCAGATGTCATCACAAATAATAACGAAAATCATGTTATAAAAAGTATTGTAGAGTGGATAGAGAAAGATAATAAATTTATTTAA
- the thiH gene encoding 2-iminoacetate synthase ThiH, translated as MEQRIDHMKYLPNMEVLEESNIMNEVITRMNSYDYENYTSEDVMTALNKDVLNPEDFAALLSPAAFPFLEQMAQRAKIETRKHFGNSINMFTPLYIANYCENYCIYCGFNCHNKIKRARLNAEEIEKEMQVIAETGLQEILLLTGESRSMSDVKYIGEACKIARKYFKVIGVEVYPMNSDEYAYLHECGVDYVTVFQETYNSDKYETLHLAGHKRIFPYRLNAQERALKGGMRGVGFAALLGLDDFRKDAFATGMHAYLLQKKYPHAEIAFSCPRLRPIINNDKINPKDVHEPQLLQVMCAYRIFMPYAAMTISTREQAHFRDNVIGLAATKISAGVSVGIGGHASEEEKGDEQFEISDPRNVDEVYNAIINHDLQPVMSDYVYV; from the coding sequence ATGGAACAACGTATTGATCATATGAAATACCTCCCTAATATGGAGGTTTTAGAAGAATCTAATATCATGAATGAAGTAATCACAAGAATGAATTCTTATGATTATGAAAACTATACTTCAGAAGATGTTATGACTGCATTAAATAAGGATGTTCTTAATCCCGAAGACTTTGCCGCATTACTATCTCCTGCTGCATTTCCATTTCTAGAACAGATGGCACAAAGAGCAAAAATAGAAACACGTAAGCATTTTGGAAATTCTATTAATATGTTCACTCCTCTTTATATCGCAAATTATTGTGAAAACTATTGTATTTACTGTGGATTCAACTGCCACAATAAAATTAAACGTGCTAGATTAAATGCAGAAGAAATAGAGAAAGAAATGCAGGTAATTGCAGAAACAGGACTTCAAGAAATATTGCTTCTAACTGGTGAAAGCCGTTCCATGTCTGATGTAAAATACATTGGTGAAGCATGTAAAATTGCTAGAAAATACTTCAAGGTAATTGGAGTCGAAGTTTATCCTATGAATAGCGATGAATATGCATATTTACACGAATGCGGCGTTGATTATGTTACTGTATTCCAGGAAACATATAATAGTGATAAATATGAAACACTTCACCTTGCAGGGCACAAGCGTATTTTCCCTTATAGACTTAATGCACAAGAACGTGCTCTTAAAGGTGGTATGAGAGGTGTTGGTTTTGCCGCACTACTAGGTCTTGATGATTTCCGTAAAGACGCATTTGCAACTGGTATGCATGCTTATCTTCTTCAAAAAAAATATCCACATGCAGAAATCGCTTTTTCTTGTCCTCGTCTACGTCCCATAATCAATAATGATAAGATTAATCCTAAGGATGTACATGAACCTCAACTACTTCAAGTCATGTGTGCATACAGAATATTTATGCCATATGCAGCTATGACAATTTCTACTCGTGAACAGGCTCACTTTCGAGATAATGTTATAGGACTTGCTGCCACAAAAATTTCTGCAGGAGTGTCTGTTGGAATCGGCGGACATGCTTCTGAAGAAGAAAAAGGTGATGAACAATTTGAAATTTCAGATCCTAGAAATGTTGATGAAGTATATAATGCTATAATAAATCATGATCTTCAACCTGTAATGAGTGATTATGTTTATGTATAA
- a CDS encoding right-handed parallel beta-helix repeat-containing protein produces the protein MKKVRNLCLIAALSLIAVGGSSFYQIPVNAATTIEVSNSGTSLKDALAKAKSGDIVNITGTVKSGTVNVPAGVTITGEKGKSKIDFSSTSGSSGKGFVIKSDGASIKNLDVYGAADNGIYIEGSKNNITNVNVYKNKDAGVQLSNGAANNTLTNVYSYSNADQTGENADGFAIKLHSGEGNKLIECTAEGNSDDGYDLYAAHGAVTFIRCKAINNGNCDGIKGDGNGFKLGGVDNKTPGVAAHLDPLNHELTDCIAIGNTGSGFDRNNQNGVVKMTNCTGENNGEYNFNFPLKGKPSALGYEVTFGKAIMNGCTSINGGNVITGASLTDCTGF, from the coding sequence ATGAAAAAAGTGAGAAATTTATGTTTAATTGCAGCTTTAAGCTTAATTGCAGTTGGAGGAAGTAGTTTTTATCAAATACCTGTTAATGCAGCAACAACCATAGAAGTAAGTAATAGTGGAACATCTTTAAAAGATGCATTAGCAAAAGCAAAGTCAGGAGATATAGTTAATATAACTGGAACTGTAAAATCAGGAACTGTAAATGTGCCAGCTGGAGTTACAATAACAGGGGAAAAGGGGAAGAGTAAAATTGATTTTTCTTCAACTTCAGGAAGTTCGGGAAAAGGATTTGTAATAAAAAGTGATGGAGCTTCAATTAAAAATTTAGATGTTTATGGTGCAGCTGATAATGGAATATATATTGAAGGATCAAAAAACAATATTACAAATGTAAATGTATACAAAAATAAAGATGCTGGAGTTCAACTATCTAATGGTGCAGCTAATAATACATTGACAAATGTTTATTCATATAGTAATGCAGATCAAACTGGTGAAAATGCAGATGGGTTTGCAATTAAGCTACATTCAGGAGAAGGAAATAAGTTAATTGAATGTACTGCTGAAGGAAATTCTGATGATGGATATGATTTATATGCAGCACATGGAGCTGTTACATTTATAAGATGCAAGGCTATAAATAACGGAAATTGTGATGGCATTAAGGGTGATGGCAATGGTTTTAAATTAGGGGGAGTAGATAATAAAACTCCAGGAGTAGCTGCACATCTTGATCCACTAAATCATGAACTTACTGATTGTATTGCAATAGGAAATACAGGAAGTGGATTTGATAGAAATAATCAGAATGGTGTGGTTAAAATGACAAATTGTACTGGTGAAAATAATGGAGAATATAATTTTAATTTTCCTCTTAAAGGTAAACCATCAGCTTTGGGATATGAAGTTACTTTTGGAAAAGCAATTATGAATGGATGCACATCAATTAATGGTGGAAATGTAATTACTGGAGCATCTCTAACTGATTGTACAGGATTTTAA